A genomic stretch from Chitinophaga agri includes:
- a CDS encoding alpha/beta fold hydrolase, giving the protein MNKSFVKTAISEEDLDVYVRAYTGKERLQYGFEYYRAFTTSAQVNKAGVHRLQIPVLALGGQYALGAYMGAALQQMADPKVIVVGDAGHYVPEEQPVATVQYILEMIDNR; this is encoded by the coding sequence ATGAATAAATCTTTTGTGAAAACGGCCATCAGCGAGGAAGACCTGGATGTATATGTGCGCGCTTACACAGGGAAGGAGCGTCTGCAATATGGTTTCGAATATTACAGGGCATTTACCACCAGTGCGCAGGTCAACAAAGCGGGCGTACATCGTTTACAGATACCTGTATTGGCCCTGGGGGGACAATATGCGCTGGGAGCGTATATGGGCGCTGCGTTGCAACAGATGGCCGATCCGAAGGTGATCGTTGTCGGAGATGCAGGACATTATGTGCCGGAAGAACAACCAGTGGCTACGGTACAATATATCCTGGAAATGATAGACAACAGATAG
- a CDS encoding patatin-like phospholipase family protein: MNQELKIPIRRPFVLSGGGARGYAHLGVLKAFEEKNVFPEAIAATSAGSIAAAFICDGYSTDEVKEIFQRTKMGLSMQWRNLKAGFLSLRTVEKVLKQTLRHTTFESLPVPLYISATDYHTGFQRIFSQGEVIPAVLAASTIPMLFPPVMIDGIPYIDGGISGNLPVEPLLGQYRDIVGVHVNPLPAYNPSGSFLAAVDRTMHMAIQEAVLKNKRHCDLFIEPEALGQFGMFDFKRLDAIYATGLDYTRQLLEEGQVKALAGNSQLVK, from the coding sequence ATGAATCAGGAGTTGAAAATCCCTATACGGCGTCCGTTTGTTCTTTCTGGAGGTGGCGCCCGTGGCTATGCCCATCTTGGCGTTTTAAAAGCATTTGAAGAGAAGAATGTCTTTCCTGAAGCGATTGCGGCTACCAGTGCCGGCTCTATAGCTGCGGCATTTATCTGTGACGGGTATAGTACAGATGAAGTAAAAGAGATCTTCCAGCGTACAAAGATGGGACTCTCTATGCAGTGGCGGAACCTGAAGGCGGGTTTCCTGTCCTTACGTACGGTAGAAAAGGTATTGAAACAGACATTACGCCATACAACATTTGAATCGTTACCGGTACCATTGTATATCTCTGCAACGGATTATCACACCGGCTTTCAGCGTATATTTTCACAGGGAGAAGTGATCCCGGCAGTGCTGGCAGCTTCTACGATCCCGATGCTGTTCCCGCCGGTGATGATAGATGGTATACCTTATATCGATGGCGGTATTTCCGGCAATCTGCCTGTAGAGCCTTTACTGGGGCAATACAGGGATATTGTAGGGGTGCATGTGAATCCATTGCCAGCCTACAATCCGTCGGGCAGCTTCCTGGCAGCAGTAGACCGTACGATGCACATGGCTATCCAGGAAGCAGTATTGAAGAATAAACGACACTGTGACCTGTTTATTGAGCCTGAGGCACTGGGACAGTTTGGGATGTTCGATTTTAAGCGCCTGGATGCTATTTATGCTACCGGACTGGATTATACCCGTCAGTTACTGGAAGAGGGGCAGGTAAAGGCACTGGCCGGGAATAGTCAACTTGTCAAGTAG
- a CDS encoding alpha/beta hydrolase family protein → MPRILAVHGIGQQYKADEVIHSEWWPYLAGGLHNVNVDIVKEDLVCPFYGHLFRKQDLLSGDDKYDPKDMTTEEIALMEALLEEAVIQEPGKVAGREVFAQQHLGTPQWAQWGIRMLSRSKFFVNISQHMMMGDLKQVVRYMNDKAIREAVIEKVMNKFTDDVKIVIGHSLGAVVAYECLFRKPEHPVCFITMGSPLGINNLIFDKLRPAPQKGKGTWPPVKNWTNIADKADLVALNKKLDGLFGPGITDIVVDNGAHAHDGTHYLSSSAIAKTIAANL, encoded by the coding sequence ATGCCCCGTATACTAGCCGTTCATGGCATTGGTCAGCAGTATAAAGCAGATGAAGTAATTCATAGTGAATGGTGGCCTTATCTCGCAGGAGGGTTGCATAACGTTAATGTAGACATTGTAAAGGAAGACCTGGTATGCCCTTTTTATGGCCATTTATTCAGAAAACAGGATCTGCTCAGCGGCGATGATAAGTATGATCCCAAAGATATGACTACAGAAGAGATAGCGCTGATGGAGGCATTGCTGGAAGAAGCCGTCATCCAGGAGCCCGGTAAAGTCGCCGGCAGGGAAGTTTTTGCGCAGCAGCATCTGGGCACCCCGCAATGGGCACAATGGGGTATCAGGATGTTATCCAGAAGTAAGTTCTTTGTGAATATCAGCCAGCACATGATGATGGGAGACCTTAAACAGGTGGTGCGTTATATGAATGACAAAGCTATACGGGAGGCGGTTATTGAGAAAGTGATGAATAAATTTACAGATGATGTGAAGATTGTTATCGGACATTCCCTGGGCGCTGTCGTGGCTTATGAGTGCCTGTTCCGTAAGCCTGAACATCCGGTTTGTTTTATTACCATGGGATCACCGTTGGGGATCAATAACCTTATATTTGATAAGTTAAGACCCGCCCCTCAGAAAGGTAAGGGCACATGGCCGCCTGTAAAGAACTGGACCAACATTGCTGATAAGGCAGACCTGGTAGCGTTGAATAAAAAACTGGATGGGCTTTTTGGGCCTGGTATCACGGATATCGTTGTGGACAACGGTGCGCATGCACACGATGGCACGCATTACCTCTCTTCGTCTGCTATTGCTAAAACCATTGCAGCTAACTTATGA
- a CDS encoding GlxA family transcriptional regulator — MDLALALVEEDTGKTFALQIARQMVLFLKRPGNQSQYSTMLAAQETDHTPINNALTWLQGHLHEEITVERLAQEAAMSPRNFSRIFVQEMQITPARYIEKLRVEMACRSLTDKKLTQSEIAIQSGFGNADNMRKVFQRVLETTPSAYKKRFRSAL, encoded by the coding sequence ATGGATCTCGCACTCGCACTGGTAGAGGAAGACACGGGTAAAACTTTCGCGCTGCAGATAGCCCGGCAGATGGTACTGTTCCTGAAGCGACCGGGCAATCAGTCACAGTACAGCACCATGCTGGCGGCTCAGGAAACAGATCATACCCCTATCAACAATGCGCTGACCTGGCTACAGGGACATCTGCATGAAGAGATCACGGTGGAAAGACTCGCACAAGAAGCCGCTATGAGCCCACGTAACTTCTCCCGGATATTTGTACAGGAAATGCAGATCACTCCGGCCAGGTATATTGAAAAACTACGTGTGGAAATGGCCTGCCGCAGTCTTACAGACAAGAAACTTACACAATCAGAGATTGCCATACAAAGTGGTTTTGGCAATGCAGACAATATGCGAAAGGTATTTCAGCGGGTGCTGGAAACAACGCCGTCTGCATATAAAAAACGCTTCAGAAGTGCGTTATAA
- a CDS encoding TolB family protein, translating to MVTTFRITLITLIINTFSNRLIAQPTGIFDGQTDVGIVRQAGSTKYDPRTQRYTVTGSGSNMWFGSDAFHFAWKKMKGDFILSTRAHFTGQGKAAHRKWGIMIRSSLDSASRHINGTVHGDGLTSLQFRKTNGANTEEVKTTINHADVLQLERKGNTYILSVARNGIPFISEKLDNIHLGEEVYAGIFVCSHDQNASEQALFSNVRLVVPAPPDLTPYRQYIGSLLEIMDIATQTSTIVYQTPGSIQAPNWNKDGKSLIYNADGKLYQFDLSTQTPAVIPTGVAKNNNNDHVLSFDGKWLAISSGEGEKGASVGYVVPRTGGEPVRVNKTGPSYMHGWSPDGKYLVFTGQRNNDFDIYRVPAAGGEEVRLTTAPGLDDGPEYTPDGKYIYFNSVRTGMMQIWRMAPDGSEQTQVTDDGFHNWFPHISPDGKWIVFLSFLKEEVDAADHPFYKHVYLRLMPAAGGPAKVIAYLYGGQGTINTPSWSPDSKRIAFVSNTNLLFPVFPRER from the coding sequence ATGGTGACCACATTTCGCATTACACTTATCACCCTGATTATCAATACCTTTTCCAACCGTCTTATTGCGCAGCCAACAGGCATATTTGATGGGCAGACGGATGTCGGCATAGTGAGGCAGGCAGGTAGCACAAAGTATGACCCGCGAACACAGCGATATACTGTTACCGGCTCAGGAAGTAATATGTGGTTTGGAAGCGACGCCTTTCATTTTGCCTGGAAAAAGATGAAAGGTGATTTTATCTTAAGCACCAGGGCACACTTCACCGGTCAGGGTAAAGCGGCACACCGCAAGTGGGGAATCATGATACGCAGTAGCCTGGATTCCGCGTCCCGGCATATAAACGGCACTGTACATGGCGATGGACTTACGTCCCTCCAGTTCCGGAAAACCAACGGTGCTAATACGGAAGAGGTTAAAACGACGATTAACCATGCAGACGTACTGCAACTGGAACGGAAGGGTAATACATATATTCTCTCCGTAGCCCGTAACGGCATACCTTTTATCAGTGAAAAGCTGGATAACATACACCTGGGAGAAGAAGTATATGCCGGTATCTTTGTCTGTTCACACGATCAGAATGCGTCTGAACAGGCACTTTTCAGTAACGTACGCCTGGTAGTCCCTGCTCCGCCTGACCTTACCCCTTACCGCCAGTATATTGGCAGCCTGCTGGAGATCATGGACATCGCCACCCAAACCAGTACCATCGTGTACCAGACACCAGGATCCATACAGGCGCCCAACTGGAATAAAGACGGCAAATCCCTGATCTATAACGCGGACGGTAAATTGTACCAGTTTGACCTAAGTACCCAAACACCGGCAGTCATCCCCACCGGTGTCGCTAAAAACAACAATAACGACCATGTGTTATCCTTTGATGGGAAATGGCTGGCTATCAGCAGTGGTGAGGGAGAAAAGGGGGCGTCCGTGGGCTATGTCGTACCACGTACAGGCGGAGAACCGGTAAGGGTCAATAAAACAGGTCCTTCCTATATGCATGGCTGGTCGCCGGATGGTAAATACCTGGTGTTTACGGGACAGCGGAATAACGACTTTGATATCTACCGGGTACCGGCGGCAGGCGGAGAAGAAGTACGGCTAACCACCGCACCGGGACTTGACGACGGTCCGGAATATACCCCCGATGGCAAATACATTTACTTTAATTCGGTACGTACGGGTATGATGCAGATCTGGCGCATGGCGCCTGACGGTAGCGAGCAGACGCAGGTAACGGACGACGGGTTCCATAACTGGTTCCCGCATATCTCACCTGACGGCAAGTGGATCGTATTCCTGTCTTTCCTGAAGGAAGAGGTGGATGCTGCTGATCACCCTTTCTATAAACATGTATACCTGCGACTGATGCCGGCAGCCGGTGGACCAGCAAAGGTAATTGCCTATCTCTATGGCGGACAGGGTACCATCAATACACCTTCCTGGTCACCCGATAGTAAACGCATTGCTTTTGTCAGCAATACAAACCTGCTATTTCCGGTGTTTCCAAGAGAAAGGTGA
- a CDS encoding basic secretory family protein has translation MRHSLKNSMIIGTLGIFLLFACSKSENVTPYQTAPKAETRAKGEAAALAVPVGTVVYTSNGYKLTLTNNDPNFNETVRQKIVDIFFGKYPQLLTRFNPGVTKSITYVIDPNYSGVAYTSGTTVTYSAAWFQSNPQDVDVATHEIMHIIQAYTGGTPGWLTEGIADLVRYRYGVNNAAAGWTLPAYSSSQSYTNAYRVTARFLAWLENHVSSTIVTNLNTALRNHTYTANTWVTLTGKTVDQLWADYGANPAL, from the coding sequence ATGAGACACTCGCTTAAAAATTCCATGATTATCGGTACCCTTGGTATCTTTTTATTGTTTGCCTGTAGCAAATCTGAAAATGTAACTCCTTATCAAACGGCCCCTAAAGCAGAAACAAGGGCCAAAGGAGAAGCCGCTGCCCTCGCAGTACCTGTTGGTACAGTTGTTTACACCAGCAATGGTTATAAGCTGACGCTTACCAACAATGACCCTAATTTTAATGAAACGGTACGCCAGAAGATCGTAGACATCTTCTTTGGTAAGTATCCGCAATTGCTGACCCGCTTCAACCCAGGCGTCACCAAGTCAATTACCTATGTGATTGACCCTAACTACAGTGGTGTGGCCTATACTTCCGGCACCACCGTTACTTACAGCGCGGCATGGTTCCAGAGCAATCCGCAGGATGTTGATGTTGCCACACATGAGATCATGCATATCATTCAGGCCTATACGGGTGGTACACCTGGTTGGCTGACGGAGGGTATTGCTGACCTGGTGCGTTACAGGTATGGTGTTAACAATGCGGCCGCAGGATGGACATTGCCTGCCTATTCTTCTTCACAGTCCTATACAAACGCTTACCGCGTAACCGCCCGTTTCCTGGCATGGCTGGAGAATCACGTGAGCAGCACGATCGTCACCAATCTGAATACTGCTTTACGTAATCATACCTACACTGCCAATACCTGGGTAACACTGACAGGCAAAACTGTAGATCAGCTGTGGGCTGACTATGGCGCGAATCCTGCTTTGTAA
- a CDS encoding alpha/beta fold hydrolase yields MKAQMPEAKFMQIESTTLCYYEQGQGDVILLLHGWPQTSYVWRKVIPLLAAHNRVIAVDLPGLGGSSPALYYDTRSIAGIISRFISHLHIDKVHLVSHDVGSWVAVSFALYHEAQLNTLTVIDAAIPGLCLTTSLNPLTQAGSGSFISTPWPIYQKHWSWAGRRNIWPGIS; encoded by the coding sequence ATGAAAGCACAAATGCCTGAAGCAAAATTTATGCAGATCGAAAGTACGACGCTTTGTTATTATGAACAAGGTCAGGGGGATGTTATATTGCTGTTGCATGGCTGGCCGCAGACGTCCTACGTATGGCGTAAAGTCATTCCCCTGCTGGCAGCACATAACAGGGTGATAGCGGTTGACCTGCCCGGACTCGGAGGTAGTAGCCCTGCATTATATTATGATACCAGATCGATAGCTGGTATCATAAGTCGTTTTATCAGCCATTTGCATATTGATAAGGTACACCTGGTATCACATGATGTGGGTAGCTGGGTCGCGGTATCTTTTGCGTTGTATCATGAAGCGCAGTTAAATACGCTGACAGTAATTGACGCCGCTATTCCGGGTTTATGTCTGACGACATCTTTAAACCCGCTAACGCAGGCAGGATCTGGCAGTTTTATTTCCACGCCGTGGCCGATATACCAGAAACATTGGTCGTGGGCAGGGAGAAGGAATATCTGGCCTGGTATTTCATGA
- a CDS encoding TonB-dependent receptor: MQTTTTIAAPDSNPLSVFVPERRIPFCKQSFAMCVMLCFMQIMLPVTPSHAQHIPHPANDHLHGQLTSDTGRPRQLSAVTVSTTQRASFTGINKIGVPVRDIPLTTSAVSAHTLEQRGIDDLGDAMKNTTGVRANNTYGGFQHFTVRGFNNFVLLVDGVRDERHNISTSAPSTNLANIERIEVLKGPASVLFGHSALGGIINLVRKRPTREQRADFSATYGSFNTRRMRAGAGGPLSGTLSYRVDVGFSETDGYRRSGVNTNNAYLALEYTPTARDNFYFTVGANKDKYDTDAGIPMLEGGRLAPGLDVNTRYNDPADFLKNTRYDFQLRYTHQFSEAWQLSDQLSYSDDNIDYFSTEELRFNEALDSLTRSSPLYFNHLTRPLQNQLELTYTTKTGGIEHKLLVGYSLSILDRKTYNGNIFGAGLHTTIAVQDPVLNQGDLDYYRTQYRATQERVHGFYAQEWVRLSEKVKGLIGVRYDIFRGTYFTNKVDRADHVTDKGVKTNIPSSAFTYRAGLVYQPTEMWSVYGSYSTYFKPSRRVAPNGETFDPEDGYQAEVGTRLELGNTWALNGAVYYMRKNNQVESLPGGVYKRVGSADSKGYELEFQGSPLAGLDVNAGYTFTIAKYRPFAGDNVNPVAGRTVALAPRHMANVWVNYQLQRTVLRGLSAGIGANYMSDTYANSNNTYVLPAYTVTDAAIGYQIGRVGLRLNVNNVVNKRYFANVIITNQFYPGITRSYLLTLKYALQK, encoded by the coding sequence ATGCAAACTACTACAACTATTGCTGCGCCGGACAGCAACCCTTTGTCTGTGTTCGTTCCTGAGCGCCGTATTCCCTTTTGTAAGCAGTCATTTGCTATGTGTGTGATGCTTTGCTTTATGCAGATCATGCTGCCTGTTACGCCCAGCCATGCACAGCACATACCTCATCCTGCCAATGATCATTTGCACGGTCAGCTCACTTCAGATACAGGACGGCCAAGGCAGCTGTCGGCCGTTACCGTTAGCACCACACAGCGTGCTTCCTTTACCGGCATCAACAAAATTGGTGTTCCCGTAAGAGATATACCGCTCACCACCAGTGCTGTTTCTGCCCATACACTTGAACAGCGGGGCATAGACGATCTCGGTGATGCCATGAAGAATACTACTGGTGTAAGAGCCAATAATACTTATGGTGGTTTTCAGCATTTTACCGTACGCGGTTTTAATAACTTCGTATTACTGGTGGATGGTGTAAGGGATGAACGTCACAATATCTCTACCAGTGCACCGAGCACCAACCTGGCTAATATTGAGCGCATCGAGGTCTTAAAAGGCCCGGCATCTGTATTATTCGGTCACTCTGCACTGGGAGGAATTATCAACCTGGTGCGCAAGCGTCCTACCAGAGAGCAGCGTGCTGATTTCTCCGCCACCTATGGCAGCTTCAATACCCGCCGTATGCGTGCGGGTGCAGGTGGTCCGTTATCTGGTACCCTCTCATACCGCGTTGATGTGGGTTTCTCTGAAACAGATGGTTACCGTCGGTCGGGTGTCAATACCAACAATGCTTATCTGGCATTAGAATACACGCCTACTGCCCGCGATAACTTCTATTTCACTGTTGGTGCAAACAAAGATAAATACGACACTGATGCAGGTATCCCCATGCTGGAAGGAGGAAGATTGGCGCCGGGACTGGACGTGAATACGCGGTATAACGATCCTGCTGACTTTCTGAAAAACACGCGTTATGATTTCCAGCTACGCTATACACATCAGTTTAGTGAAGCATGGCAGTTGTCTGATCAGCTGTCCTATTCTGATGACAACATTGACTACTTTTCCACAGAGGAACTGCGCTTCAACGAAGCACTGGATTCATTGACACGTTCCTCACCATTATATTTTAATCACCTGACCAGACCCCTGCAGAACCAGCTGGAACTGACATATACAACGAAGACTGGTGGTATTGAACATAAATTACTGGTTGGTTATTCGCTAAGCATCCTCGACAGAAAAACCTATAATGGTAATATTTTCGGCGCAGGACTACATACCACTATAGCTGTTCAGGATCCTGTGCTGAATCAGGGTGATCTTGATTACTATCGTACGCAATACCGTGCTACACAAGAGCGTGTACATGGATTCTATGCACAGGAATGGGTAAGGTTGTCCGAAAAAGTGAAAGGTTTGATAGGTGTACGTTACGATATTTTCCGGGGAACTTATTTTACTAATAAGGTGGATCGCGCAGACCATGTGACAGATAAGGGAGTAAAGACGAATATCCCTTCTTCCGCATTTACCTATCGTGCAGGTCTGGTATATCAGCCAACAGAAATGTGGTCGGTATACGGTTCTTATTCCACTTATTTCAAGCCATCAAGAAGAGTAGCGCCTAACGGAGAGACCTTCGATCCGGAAGATGGATATCAGGCAGAAGTGGGCACCCGCCTGGAGTTAGGTAATACCTGGGCACTGAATGGAGCAGTTTATTATATGCGTAAGAACAATCAGGTGGAAAGTTTACCCGGGGGTGTATACAAGCGTGTAGGCTCCGCTGATTCCAAAGGCTACGAACTGGAGTTCCAGGGTTCACCACTAGCCGGTCTTGATGTGAATGCAGGGTATACTTTCACAATAGCAAAGTACCGGCCGTTTGCCGGCGATAACGTCAACCCTGTCGCAGGCAGGACGGTGGCACTGGCGCCCAGGCACATGGCGAACGTATGGGTCAACTATCAGTTGCAGCGTACGGTATTACGCGGACTGAGCGCCGGTATAGGTGCTAATTATATGTCTGATACCTATGCAAACAGTAACAACACTTATGTATTACCAGCATATACAGTGACCGATGCCGCGATCGGTTATCAGATAGGCAGGGTAGGGCTGCGGCTGAATGTAAATAACGTAGTCAATAAGCGATATTTTGCTAATGTCATCATCACTAACCAGTTCTATCCCGGCATTACACGCAGTTATTTACTGACGCTTAAATACGCTCTACAGAAATAA
- a CDS encoding glycoside hydrolase family 15 protein, whose amino-acid sequence MKHTERSYQRIENYGIIGNLETVALVSLTGSIDFMCFPRFDSPTIFASLLDSRQGGYFSVEPQMGSYNSKQLYIPGTAILLTRFFSESGIAELTDYMPLQPVEEETDSTIVRKIKAIRGDITFKVHCAPRFDYAAARHEAVLKKRKNEVIFKDINNGNVQLRLIADVPLQLKRKDGYAEFILKESETAHVVLQAVKKDHKAAFADIEYYAHDTYHQTITKWREWVGKSTYRGHYSELITRSAITLKLLTSVRYGSVIAAATFGIPETLGGSRNWDYRFTWIRDAAFTMYAFLKLGFYDEATAFMAWISSLCSESKLQLLYRIDGNKCEGEKELKYLAGYKDSKPVRVGNAAAIQHQLDIYGELIDTIYIYNKSYKPITFEFWTLIRQQVECVVADWKMADHGIWEIRNEEREFLHSRLMCWVAMDRAIKIAEHRSFPYPEEQWQAVRDEIYMDIYHNFWNEDIGAWVQYKGAKTVDASALLMPLTHFITPLEPRWLSTMKVIDRELRLDVLIYRYRNHLEGIDGLDGEEGTFNMCSFWYIEALAKCGEIDLAVESFEKMIGYANHLGLFSEELGMKGEHLGNFPQAFTHLALISAAMEINKQLSRR is encoded by the coding sequence ATGAAGCATACGGAACGGTCTTATCAGCGTATAGAGAATTATGGTATCATCGGTAACCTGGAAACGGTTGCCCTGGTTTCTCTGACGGGATCAATAGACTTTATGTGTTTTCCCCGTTTTGATTCCCCGACGATTTTCGCTTCCCTGCTGGACTCGCGTCAGGGTGGTTATTTTTCTGTCGAACCACAGATGGGATCCTATAATTCCAAGCAGTTGTATATACCTGGTACTGCCATTCTGCTGACCCGCTTTTTCTCTGAGTCGGGTATTGCGGAACTGACAGATTATATGCCCCTCCAGCCGGTTGAGGAAGAGACAGACAGCACGATTGTCCGTAAGATCAAGGCTATCCGTGGGGACATTACCTTTAAAGTGCATTGCGCACCCCGTTTTGACTATGCTGCGGCCAGACATGAGGCAGTTCTCAAGAAGAGGAAGAATGAGGTGATCTTCAAAGATATCAACAATGGAAATGTGCAGCTCCGGCTGATCGCCGACGTTCCGCTGCAGCTAAAAAGAAAGGATGGTTATGCGGAATTCATCCTGAAAGAATCGGAAACGGCGCATGTGGTTTTACAGGCTGTCAAAAAAGACCATAAAGCGGCTTTTGCTGACATTGAATACTACGCCCATGATACTTACCATCAAACGATCACAAAATGGCGGGAATGGGTCGGAAAATCCACTTACAGGGGACATTACAGTGAACTGATCACCCGTTCCGCCATTACGCTTAAATTACTGACTTCCGTCCGTTATGGTTCTGTCATAGCAGCGGCCACTTTTGGTATACCGGAAACACTGGGTGGCAGTCGTAACTGGGACTATCGTTTTACCTGGATACGGGATGCTGCCTTTACCATGTACGCCTTCCTGAAACTGGGCTTCTATGATGAGGCGACTGCTTTCATGGCCTGGATCTCCAGCCTTTGTTCAGAGTCAAAGCTGCAGCTGCTGTATCGTATAGACGGTAATAAATGTGAAGGGGAGAAGGAGCTGAAGTATCTCGCCGGCTACAAGGATTCTAAGCCTGTCAGGGTAGGGAATGCAGCCGCTATCCAGCATCAGCTGGATATCTACGGTGAGCTGATCGACACGATCTACATTTACAACAAGTCGTATAAACCGATCACTTTCGAGTTCTGGACATTGATCCGTCAGCAGGTGGAATGTGTGGTGGCCGACTGGAAAATGGCCGATCATGGTATATGGGAGATCAGGAATGAAGAGCGGGAATTCCTGCATAGCCGTCTGATGTGCTGGGTAGCGATGGACAGAGCGATCAAGATCGCTGAGCATCGTTCTTTCCCTTATCCCGAAGAACAATGGCAGGCGGTCAGGGATGAGATATACATGGATATCTATCATAATTTCTGGAATGAGGATATTGGCGCCTGGGTACAATACAAGGGGGCTAAAACTGTGGATGCCAGCGCGCTGCTGATGCCACTGACCCATTTTATCACCCCACTTGAACCAAGGTGGCTGTCTACCATGAAGGTCATAGACCGTGAGCTCAGACTGGATGTATTGATATACAGGTACCGGAATCACCTGGAAGGTATTGACGGATTAGACGGAGAGGAAGGTACCTTCAACATGTGCTCGTTCTGGTATATCGAGGCACTTGCCAAATGCGGAGAGATAGACCTCGCCGTGGAGAGTTTTGAGAAGATGATCGGATATGCAAATCACCTGGGACTGTTCAGCGAGGAACTGGGCATGAAGGGAGAGCACCTGGGTAACTTTCCGCAGGCCTTTACGCACCTGGCCCTGATCAGTGCTGCCATGGAGATCAATAAGCAACTCAGCAGGAGGTGA